The Terracoccus luteus genome includes a region encoding these proteins:
- a CDS encoding LLM class F420-dependent oxidoreductase: MRFGVFIPQGWRMDLVGIEPDRHWETMSSLATHVDQGDAFESIWVYDHFHTVPEPSAEATHEAWTLMAAYAASTSRVRLGQMCTCMAYRNPAYLAKVAATVDVVSGGRVEMGIGAGWYEHEWRAYGYGFPAARDRLGALREGVQVFRDMWTTGSATLDGEYYQVDGALCAPRPLQGTTAPGSALNGIPMWVAGGGEKVTLKIAAQYADYTNFDGTPEVFDRKSELLRGHCDALGRPFEEIVRSANYNVVIGETQGDVDDRLASYGEMLRRGGLADTKVDEQVASLRSQPLVGTPERITETLRDMESRGMTYAITYFAEAAYDRSGIELFEQQVVPALRG, from the coding sequence GGGCTGGCGCATGGACCTCGTCGGCATCGAGCCCGACCGGCACTGGGAGACGATGTCGTCCCTCGCCACCCACGTCGACCAGGGCGACGCGTTCGAGTCGATCTGGGTCTACGACCACTTCCACACCGTGCCGGAGCCGTCGGCCGAGGCGACCCACGAGGCGTGGACCCTCATGGCCGCCTACGCCGCGTCGACCTCGCGCGTCCGGCTCGGCCAGATGTGCACGTGCATGGCCTACCGCAACCCCGCCTACCTCGCCAAGGTCGCCGCCACCGTCGACGTCGTCTCGGGTGGCCGCGTCGAGATGGGCATCGGGGCCGGCTGGTACGAGCACGAGTGGCGTGCCTACGGCTACGGCTTCCCCGCCGCCCGCGACCGCCTCGGCGCGCTGCGCGAGGGGGTGCAGGTCTTCCGCGACATGTGGACCACCGGCAGCGCCACCCTCGACGGCGAGTACTACCAGGTCGACGGCGCCCTCTGCGCGCCCCGCCCCCTGCAGGGCACGACGGCTCCCGGGAGCGCTCTCAACGGCATCCCCATGTGGGTGGCCGGGGGCGGCGAGAAGGTGACCCTCAAGATCGCGGCGCAGTACGCCGACTACACCAACTTCGACGGCACCCCCGAGGTCTTCGACCGCAAGAGCGAGCTGCTGCGCGGCCACTGCGACGCCCTCGGCCGCCCGTTCGAGGAGATCGTGCGCTCGGCCAACTACAACGTCGTTATCGGCGAGACGCAGGGCGACGTCGACGACCGGCTCGCGTCGTACGGCGAGATGCTGCGCCGCGGCGGTCTCGCGGACACCAAGGTCGACGAGCAGGTGGCGTCGCTGCGCAGCCAGCCGCTCGTCGGTACGCCCGAGCGCATCACCGAGACCCTGCGCGACATGGAGTCGCGCGGCATGACGTACGCGATCACGTACTTCGCCGAGGCGGCCTACGACCGCTCGGGCATCGAGCTGTTCGAGCAGCAGGTGGTCCCCGCGCTGCGCGGCTGA
- a CDS encoding lipopolysaccharide biosynthesis protein → MASTPAAASGTPDGNRLGAHSLAYLVGTALQGLGVLLVLPFATRLLGPAEFGRVATGLVAVQLVGTVAAAGLPQVLLREHHRASDGPRAARALAGTMVLGALALGVVGMAAVAALGAAGRVVVGEWLPVVVAAAALTVVVSGQSLSRARLRPSGFVLLAVASTVGAHLCGLLAARAVPTGERYLLAYTAGLLVSAGLALLVGRPLAPWAQPDRVRAGLRLAAPLLPQAAAMLALLMGDVLLVRVLLGDVAAGEYQVALQLGNMPFVLAVACFNAWAPLVLSHPHERRWAWTADTGTALLTVVVLGAAGVAALAPWLVDLVTSTAFDRGAVSATLAVITVVAAAYMLYQGGSLAVLDAERTGALLVAALGAVVVLVVAAVVGVRLVGPAAGGAGGAGGASGADDAGAALVAVAVAKVLAYATLAALTTRSARSVSALRWPRAVPALLAASAAVGAATAAASLLTDPGTTASGASSGAVTLVGGARLVAAALVLVVTALVAPRVVRTLRG, encoded by the coding sequence GTGGCGAGCACCCCGGCGGCGGCGAGCGGGACGCCGGACGGCAACCGTCTCGGCGCCCACTCGCTGGCCTACCTCGTCGGCACGGCGCTGCAGGGTCTCGGCGTGCTGCTCGTGCTGCCCTTCGCGACCCGGCTGCTGGGGCCCGCCGAGTTCGGCCGGGTGGCCACGGGCCTCGTTGCGGTGCAGCTCGTCGGCACGGTCGCGGCCGCCGGCCTGCCTCAGGTGCTGCTGCGTGAGCACCACCGGGCCAGCGACGGCCCGCGCGCGGCCCGGGCGCTCGCGGGAACGATGGTGCTCGGGGCCCTCGCCCTCGGTGTCGTGGGCATGGCCGCCGTCGCGGCCCTGGGCGCGGCCGGCCGGGTCGTGGTGGGCGAGTGGCTCCCCGTCGTCGTCGCGGCGGCCGCCCTGACCGTCGTCGTGTCGGGGCAGTCGCTGTCGCGCGCCCGGCTGCGGCCCTCGGGCTTCGTCCTGCTCGCCGTCGCCTCGACCGTCGGCGCCCACCTGTGCGGGCTGCTCGCGGCCCGGGCCGTGCCCACCGGCGAGCGCTACCTGCTCGCCTACACCGCCGGGCTGCTCGTGTCGGCCGGCCTCGCCCTGCTCGTCGGGCGCCCGCTGGCGCCGTGGGCGCAGCCGGACCGGGTGCGGGCCGGGCTGCGGCTCGCGGCACCCCTGCTGCCGCAGGCGGCCGCGATGCTGGCGCTGCTCATGGGTGACGTCCTGCTCGTGCGGGTGCTGCTCGGCGACGTCGCGGCGGGGGAGTACCAGGTGGCGCTGCAGCTCGGCAACATGCCCTTCGTGCTCGCCGTGGCCTGCTTCAACGCGTGGGCCCCGCTCGTGCTGTCGCACCCTCACGAGCGGCGCTGGGCCTGGACCGCCGACACCGGCACCGCCCTGCTCACCGTCGTCGTGCTCGGCGCCGCGGGCGTCGCCGCCCTCGCCCCCTGGCTCGTCGACCTCGTCACGTCGACCGCCTTCGACCGCGGGGCGGTGTCGGCCACGCTCGCCGTCATCACCGTCGTGGCCGCGGCCTACATGCTCTACCAGGGAGGCTCGCTCGCCGTGCTCGACGCCGAGCGCACGGGTGCGCTGCTCGTCGCCGCCCTCGGGGCCGTCGTCGTCCTCGTCGTGGCGGCCGTCGTCGGGGTGCGGCTCGTCGGCCCGGCCGCCGGTGGCGCGGGTGGCGCGGGTGGCGCGAGTGGCGCGGACGACGCCGGTGCCGCGCTCGTGGCGGTCGCCGTGGCCAAGGTGCTCGCCTACGCGACGCTCGCCGCCCTGACGACCCGCTCGGCCCGCTCCGTCTCGGCGCTGCGCTGGCCCCGCGCGGTGCCCGCCCTGCTCGCGGCGTCGGCCGCCGTGGGCGCGGCCACCGCGGCGGCGAGCCTGCTCACCGACCCCGGCACGACGGCATCCGGTGCGTCGTCCGGCGCGGTGACCCTCGTGGGCGGCGCCCGCCTCGTCGCCGCCGCGCTCGTGCTCGTCGTCACGGCGCTCGTGGCGCCCCGCGTGGTGCGCACCCTGCGCGGCTAG
- a CDS encoding Na+/H+ antiporter, with the protein MEIAIALLAVAATVLAGSWVAERLDLPAPLVLIVVGIAGSYLPFVPEVELTPELVLYGVLPPLLYAAAITTSLVDVRRNKLTIASLSVGLVLFTATGVGLFLWWLLGIDFALAFAVGAVVAPPDAVAATAVGRAIGLPRRLVTILEGESLLNDATALVSLRTALAAAGLSGAAAAGHVNVGSVALDFGWAVLGGVLVGVVVAAVVEVARRKLATNPTFDTVLSFMVPFAAYVPAEHIHSSGVIGVVTAGLVLGHRSPRSQPGASRLAERINWQSIQFVLENAVFLLIGLQVFYVIEKAGQDELSGGQITAAAVGTLLVVLVMRPLWVFPYRWLVTRVLRKEVHKPWTYQAVLSWAGMRGVVTLAGIQLIPEGTEHRETLILVAVVVTVGTLLVQGPTLPWLARRLGVRGPDVREDVLQAASVMQVAARAGLERLDAEPDLDESTRTLLRDRSADRVNQMWERLSLNSESDETPSDMYRRGRLEMLDAERTEVLRLRDEGRAESEVLRVVLAALDMEEMVLERIEYQAKRIGEEELLPRETVQSVCEHLQQAPSYVEPRTPEGCEECLRDGTQWVHLRLCLTCGHVGCCDSSEGKHGQAHYDESGHPVMRSFETGEAWKWCFVDEVVG; encoded by the coding sequence GTGGAGATCGCGATCGCCCTGCTCGCCGTCGCCGCGACGGTCCTCGCGGGCTCCTGGGTGGCCGAGCGCCTAGACCTCCCGGCGCCGCTCGTGCTCATCGTCGTCGGCATCGCGGGCTCGTACCTGCCCTTCGTCCCCGAGGTCGAGCTGACCCCAGAGCTCGTGCTCTACGGCGTCCTGCCGCCCCTGCTCTACGCGGCGGCCATCACGACCTCGCTCGTCGACGTGCGGCGCAACAAGCTCACCATCGCCAGCCTCAGCGTCGGGCTCGTGCTCTTCACGGCCACGGGGGTGGGCCTGTTCCTCTGGTGGCTGCTCGGCATCGACTTCGCCCTCGCCTTTGCGGTCGGGGCGGTCGTCGCGCCCCCCGACGCCGTGGCCGCCACCGCCGTCGGCCGGGCCATCGGCCTGCCGCGACGGCTCGTCACGATTCTCGAAGGCGAGTCGCTGCTCAACGACGCGACCGCGCTCGTGTCGCTGCGCACCGCCCTCGCCGCGGCGGGCCTGAGCGGCGCGGCCGCGGCCGGTCACGTCAACGTCGGCAGCGTCGCCCTCGACTTCGGCTGGGCGGTCCTCGGCGGGGTGCTCGTCGGCGTCGTCGTCGCGGCGGTCGTCGAGGTCGCCCGCCGCAAGCTGGCCACGAACCCCACCTTCGACACCGTCCTGTCGTTCATGGTCCCCTTCGCGGCCTACGTCCCGGCCGAGCACATCCACAGCTCGGGCGTCATCGGCGTCGTCACGGCCGGCCTCGTGCTCGGCCACCGGTCGCCGCGGTCGCAGCCCGGGGCGTCACGGCTCGCCGAGCGGATCAACTGGCAGTCCATCCAGTTCGTGCTCGAGAACGCCGTCTTCCTCCTCATCGGGCTGCAGGTCTTCTACGTTATCGAGAAGGCCGGGCAGGACGAGCTGAGCGGCGGACAGATCACCGCCGCCGCCGTCGGCACGCTGCTCGTCGTGCTCGTCATGCGGCCGCTGTGGGTCTTCCCCTACCGCTGGCTCGTGACCCGGGTGCTGCGCAAGGAGGTGCACAAGCCCTGGACCTACCAGGCGGTCCTGTCGTGGGCCGGCATGCGCGGGGTGGTCACCCTGGCCGGCATCCAGCTCATCCCCGAGGGCACCGAGCACCGCGAGACCCTCATCCTCGTCGCGGTCGTCGTCACCGTCGGCACCCTGCTCGTGCAGGGGCCGACGCTGCCCTGGCTCGCGAGGCGGCTCGGGGTACGCGGCCCCGACGTGCGCGAGGACGTCCTTCAGGCGGCGTCCGTCATGCAGGTGGCCGCCCGGGCCGGGCTCGAGCGGCTCGACGCCGAGCCCGACCTCGACGAGTCGACCCGCACCCTGCTGCGCGACCGCTCGGCCGACCGGGTCAACCAGATGTGGGAGCGGCTCAGCCTCAACTCCGAGTCCGACGAGACCCCGAGCGACATGTACCGGCGCGGACGCCTCGAGATGCTCGACGCCGAGCGCACCGAGGTGCTACGACTGCGTGACGAGGGTCGGGCCGAGAGCGAGGTGCTGCGCGTCGTGCTCGCCGCCCTCGACATGGAGGAGATGGTGCTCGAGCGCATCGAGTACCAGGCCAAACGCATCGGTGAGGAGGAGCTCTTGCCCCGAGAGACCGTCCAGAGTGTCTGCGAGCACCTGCAGCAGGCGCCGTCGTACGTCGAGCCCCGCACGCCCGAGGGCTGCGAGGAGTGCCTGCGTGACGGCACCCAGTGGGTGCACCTGCGCCTCTGCCTCACGTGCGGGCACGTCGGCTGCTGCGACTCGTCGGAGGGCAAGCACGGGCAGGCCCACTACGACGAGAGCGGCCACCCCGTCATGCGCTCGTTCGAGACCGGTGAGGCGTGGAAGTGGTGCTTCGTCGACGAGGTCGTGGGCTGA